From the genome of Eucalyptus grandis isolate ANBG69807.140 chromosome 2, ASM1654582v1, whole genome shotgun sequence, one region includes:
- the LOC104427477 gene encoding E3 ubiquitin protein ligase DRIP2 isoform X2: protein MANQVVVRVRREEIAACMTCPLCDGLLRDATTISECLHSFCRKCIYDKISEEELECCPICNIDLGCVPLEKLRPDHNLQDVRARVFPFKRRKVKAPESVPSTTLPIRRKERSLSQLVVNTPKVSSQTTMTGKRTKATARKASVLQGSNFSIEKVVKKEEDSAGDRPESSSSPETLSKFAQNIRQGFTSSELSQTVPERGTGDEGKADLWKPLHYLVEVANRTKPSRASLQGAERVLAIEAPLPGNKIKNNKFKVKVQDEKNDTSPASTEVSRPKRLRKIRQKRTAVSGESGISPQDVLNAAGTKCEPRTRPIWFSLVASEDQEGDAPLPQIPASYLRIKDGNLPVSFIQKYLVRKLDLTSETEVEIRCMGQTVLPTLLLYNLVDLWLQTAATSERVPAIVGSSAKDFVMVLAYARRVPDR, encoded by the exons ATGGCGAATCAGGTGGTGGTGCGGGTGAGGAGGGAGGAGATTGCGGCGTGCATGACGTGCCCCCTCTGCGACGGCCTCCTCAGGGACGCCACCACCATCTCCGAGTGCCTCCATTCGT TTTGCAGGAAATGCATATATGACAAGATCTCCGAGGAGGAACTTGAATGCTGTCCAATATGCAACATTGATCTAGGCTGTGTGCCACTGGAGAAACTGCG GCCTGATCACAACTTGCAAGATGTGAGGGCAAGGGTTTTccctttcaaaagaagaaaagttaagGCGCCTGAATCTGTCCCTTCAACAACCTTACCTATTAGAAGGAAAGAGAGATCTTTGTCCCAGCTGGTTGTCAACACACCGAAAGTATCATCACAGACTACTATGACTGGTAAAAGAACAAAAGCGACTGCAAGGAAAGCTTCTGTTCTGCAAGGATCtaatttttccattgaaaaaGTCGTtaagaaggaagaagattctgCAGGTGATCGTCCAGAAAGCTCAAGCTCCCCCGAGACTCTAAGCAAGTTTGCGCAGAACATTAGGCAG GGTTTTACTTCCAGTGAGCTTAGTCAGACTGTGCCTGAAAGAGGAACTGGTGATGAAGGAAAAGCAGATCTCTGGAAGCCATTGCATTATCTAGTGGAAGTTGCTAATAGGACTAAACCTTCGAGGGCCAGTTTGCAAGGAGCTGAGCGAGTCCTTGCAATTGAAGCTCCATTACCTGGTAATAAAATTAAGAACAATAAATTCAAGGTGAAAGTCCAGGACGAGAAAAACGACACTAGTCCGGCATCTACAGAAGTATCGAGACCAAAAAGATTACGTAAGATTCGTCAAAAAAGGACTGCAGTTTCTGGAGAATCGGGCATTTCACCTCAGGATGTGCTCAATGCAGCTGGCACCAAATGTGAACCAAGAACTCGTCCAATCTGGTTTTCACTTGTAGCTTCTGAAGATCA GGAAGGAGATGCACCGCTGCCACAAATCCCTGCAAGCTACTTAAGAATAAA ggatgggaacttgccggtttcttttattcaaaagtACCTGGTGAGGAAACTAGATCTCACAAGTGAAACTGAG GTCGAAATCAGATGCATGGGACAAACGGTCCTCCCCACATTGCTGTTGTATAATTTGGTTGACTTGTGGTTACAAACGGCAGCCACGTCGGAGAGAGTCCCGGCGATCGTGGGGTCCTCAGCCAAGGATTTTGTGATGGTCCTGGCTTATGCACGAAGGGTGCCCGACCGCTGA
- the LOC104427477 gene encoding E3 ubiquitin protein ligase DRIP2 isoform X1, which yields MQVDGGRRRGRSGREERARWWDSPRRRHARVGGGGSARLGSAFCTWWGVSRMANQVVVRVRREEIAACMTCPLCDGLLRDATTISECLHSFCRKCIYDKISEEELECCPICNIDLGCVPLEKLRPDHNLQDVRARVFPFKRRKVKAPESVPSTTLPIRRKERSLSQLVVNTPKVSSQTTMTGKRTKATARKASVLQGSNFSIEKVVKKEEDSAGDRPESSSSPETLSKFAQNIRQGFTSSELSQTVPERGTGDEGKADLWKPLHYLVEVANRTKPSRASLQGAERVLAIEAPLPGNKIKNNKFKVKVQDEKNDTSPASTEVSRPKRLRKIRQKRTAVSGESGISPQDVLNAAGTKCEPRTRPIWFSLVASEDQEGDAPLPQIPASYLRIKDGNLPVSFIQKYLVRKLDLTSETEVEIRCMGQTVLPTLLLYNLVDLWLQTAATSERVPAIVGSSAKDFVMVLAYARRVPDR from the exons ATGCAGGTCGATGGTGGGCGGCGGCGCGGGAGGAGTGGACGTGAGGAGCGCGCGCGTTGGTGGGATTCGCCGCGGCGCCGGCATGCACGCGTAGGCGGGggcggctcggctcggctcggctcggctttTTGTACGTGGTGGGGCGTTTCGAGAATGGCGAATCAGGTGGTGGTGCGGGTGAGGAGGGAGGAGATTGCGGCGTGCATGACGTGCCCCCTCTGCGACGGCCTCCTCAGGGACGCCACCACCATCTCCGAGTGCCTCCATTCGT TTTGCAGGAAATGCATATATGACAAGATCTCCGAGGAGGAACTTGAATGCTGTCCAATATGCAACATTGATCTAGGCTGTGTGCCACTGGAGAAACTGCG GCCTGATCACAACTTGCAAGATGTGAGGGCAAGGGTTTTccctttcaaaagaagaaaagttaagGCGCCTGAATCTGTCCCTTCAACAACCTTACCTATTAGAAGGAAAGAGAGATCTTTGTCCCAGCTGGTTGTCAACACACCGAAAGTATCATCACAGACTACTATGACTGGTAAAAGAACAAAAGCGACTGCAAGGAAAGCTTCTGTTCTGCAAGGATCtaatttttccattgaaaaaGTCGTtaagaaggaagaagattctgCAGGTGATCGTCCAGAAAGCTCAAGCTCCCCCGAGACTCTAAGCAAGTTTGCGCAGAACATTAGGCAG GGTTTTACTTCCAGTGAGCTTAGTCAGACTGTGCCTGAAAGAGGAACTGGTGATGAAGGAAAAGCAGATCTCTGGAAGCCATTGCATTATCTAGTGGAAGTTGCTAATAGGACTAAACCTTCGAGGGCCAGTTTGCAAGGAGCTGAGCGAGTCCTTGCAATTGAAGCTCCATTACCTGGTAATAAAATTAAGAACAATAAATTCAAGGTGAAAGTCCAGGACGAGAAAAACGACACTAGTCCGGCATCTACAGAAGTATCGAGACCAAAAAGATTACGTAAGATTCGTCAAAAAAGGACTGCAGTTTCTGGAGAATCGGGCATTTCACCTCAGGATGTGCTCAATGCAGCTGGCACCAAATGTGAACCAAGAACTCGTCCAATCTGGTTTTCACTTGTAGCTTCTGAAGATCA GGAAGGAGATGCACCGCTGCCACAAATCCCTGCAAGCTACTTAAGAATAAA ggatgggaacttgccggtttcttttattcaaaagtACCTGGTGAGGAAACTAGATCTCACAAGTGAAACTGAG GTCGAAATCAGATGCATGGGACAAACGGTCCTCCCCACATTGCTGTTGTATAATTTGGTTGACTTGTGGTTACAAACGGCAGCCACGTCGGAGAGAGTCCCGGCGATCGTGGGGTCCTCAGCCAAGGATTTTGTGATGGTCCTGGCTTATGCACGAAGGGTGCCCGACCGCTGA
- the LOC104427477 gene encoding E3 ubiquitin protein ligase DRIP2 isoform X3: protein MQVDGGRRRGRSGREERARWWDSPRRRHARVGGGGSARLGSAFCTWWGVSRMANQVVVRVRREEIAACMTCPLCDGLLRDATTISECLHSFCRKCIYDKISEEELECCPICNIDLGCVPLEKLRPDHNLQDVRARVFPFKRRKVKAPESVPSTTLPIRRKERSLSQLVVNTPKVSSQTTMTGKRTKATARKASVLQGSNFSIEKVVKKEEDSAGDRPESSSSPETLSKFAQNIRQGFTSSELSQTVPERGTGDEGKADLWKPLHYLVEVANRTKPSRASLQGAERVLAIEAPLPGNKIKNNKFKVKVQDEKNDTSPASTEVSRPKRLRKIRQKRTAVSGESGISPQDVLNAAGTKCEPRTRPIWFSLVASEDQEGDAPLPQIPASYLRINNDLKQGWTSSHSNWPDLSNNQCVVVLT from the exons ATGCAGGTCGATGGTGGGCGGCGGCGCGGGAGGAGTGGACGTGAGGAGCGCGCGCGTTGGTGGGATTCGCCGCGGCGCCGGCATGCACGCGTAGGCGGGggcggctcggctcggctcggctcggctttTTGTACGTGGTGGGGCGTTTCGAGAATGGCGAATCAGGTGGTGGTGCGGGTGAGGAGGGAGGAGATTGCGGCGTGCATGACGTGCCCCCTCTGCGACGGCCTCCTCAGGGACGCCACCACCATCTCCGAGTGCCTCCATTCGT TTTGCAGGAAATGCATATATGACAAGATCTCCGAGGAGGAACTTGAATGCTGTCCAATATGCAACATTGATCTAGGCTGTGTGCCACTGGAGAAACTGCG GCCTGATCACAACTTGCAAGATGTGAGGGCAAGGGTTTTccctttcaaaagaagaaaagttaagGCGCCTGAATCTGTCCCTTCAACAACCTTACCTATTAGAAGGAAAGAGAGATCTTTGTCCCAGCTGGTTGTCAACACACCGAAAGTATCATCACAGACTACTATGACTGGTAAAAGAACAAAAGCGACTGCAAGGAAAGCTTCTGTTCTGCAAGGATCtaatttttccattgaaaaaGTCGTtaagaaggaagaagattctgCAGGTGATCGTCCAGAAAGCTCAAGCTCCCCCGAGACTCTAAGCAAGTTTGCGCAGAACATTAGGCAG GGTTTTACTTCCAGTGAGCTTAGTCAGACTGTGCCTGAAAGAGGAACTGGTGATGAAGGAAAAGCAGATCTCTGGAAGCCATTGCATTATCTAGTGGAAGTTGCTAATAGGACTAAACCTTCGAGGGCCAGTTTGCAAGGAGCTGAGCGAGTCCTTGCAATTGAAGCTCCATTACCTGGTAATAAAATTAAGAACAATAAATTCAAGGTGAAAGTCCAGGACGAGAAAAACGACACTAGTCCGGCATCTACAGAAGTATCGAGACCAAAAAGATTACGTAAGATTCGTCAAAAAAGGACTGCAGTTTCTGGAGAATCGGGCATTTCACCTCAGGATGTGCTCAATGCAGCTGGCACCAAATGTGAACCAAGAACTCGTCCAATCTGGTTTTCACTTGTAGCTTCTGAAGATCA GGAAGGAGATGCACCGCTGCCACAAATCCCTGCAAGCTACTTAAGAATAAA CAATGACTTGAAACAAGGATGGACATCAAGCCATAGCAACTGGCCAGATTTATCAAATAACCAATGTGTTGTAGTGTTGACATGA